From Micromonospora echinospora, one genomic window encodes:
- a CDS encoding LacI family DNA-binding transcriptional regulator — protein sequence MIARLAGVSVPTVSRVINGRSDVAPQTRERVEDLLTRHGYRRRPPSRRPRSGLVDLVFNDLDSPWAVEIIRGVEDVAHGSGIGTVVSAIHRRTSSAKQWLDNMRTRSTEGVIFVTSMVAPPLQAELRRLNIPVVIVDPAGVAPQEAPTVGATNWAGSLRANQYLLGLGHRRIGFIAGPPQLMCSRARLDGYRAALEAAGIAFDDTLVRPGNFYHEAGYAAGTQLLALSDPPTAIFASSDQMALGVYEAVRKRGLRVPDDVSVVGFDDLPEVRWCSPPLTTIRQPLAEMGMLAARTVLRLARGEKIESPRVELATELVVRDSAAPPADR from the coding sequence ATGATCGCGCGCCTGGCCGGCGTTTCCGTGCCGACGGTCTCCCGGGTCATCAACGGCCGCTCCGACGTCGCCCCGCAGACCCGGGAGCGGGTCGAGGACCTGCTCACCCGGCACGGCTACCGCCGTCGTCCGCCGAGTCGGCGGCCCCGGTCCGGCCTGGTCGACCTGGTCTTCAACGACCTGGACAGCCCGTGGGCGGTGGAGATCATCCGTGGGGTGGAGGACGTCGCGCACGGCAGCGGCATCGGCACCGTCGTGTCGGCGATCCACCGGCGCACCTCGTCGGCCAAGCAGTGGCTCGACAACATGCGGACCCGCTCCACCGAGGGGGTCATCTTCGTGACCTCGATGGTGGCGCCCCCGTTGCAGGCCGAGCTGCGCCGCCTCAACATCCCCGTGGTCATCGTCGACCCGGCCGGGGTGGCCCCGCAGGAGGCGCCGACCGTCGGGGCCACCAACTGGGCCGGCAGCCTGCGGGCCAACCAGTACCTGCTCGGCCTCGGCCACCGGCGGATCGGGTTCATCGCCGGGCCGCCGCAGCTGATGTGCAGCCGGGCCCGGCTCGACGGCTACCGCGCCGCCCTCGAGGCCGCCGGCATCGCCTTCGACGACACGCTCGTCCGTCCCGGCAACTTCTACCACGAGGCCGGGTACGCCGCCGGCACCCAGCTGTTGGCGTTGTCGGACCCGCCGACGGCCATCTTCGCCTCCAGCGACCAGATGGCGCTCGGCGTCTACGAGGCGGTGCGCAAGCGCGGCCTGCGGGTGCCCGACGACGTCAGCGTGGTCGGCTTCGACGACCTGCCCGAGGTCCGCTGGTGCTCCCCGCCGCTGACCACGATCCGTCAGCCGCTGGCCGAGATGGGCATGCTCGCGGCGCGGACCGTGTTGCGGCTGGCCCGGGGCGAGAAGATCGAGAGCCCTCGGGTGGAGCTCGCCACCGAACTCGTCGTCCGCGACAGCGCCGCCCCGCCGGCCGACCGGTAG
- a CDS encoding MauE/DoxX family redox-associated membrane protein, translated as MIDMIAALQPLLVGAVLLWSARLKLFSRHATATAHRSGLVVLLGERRALPAYRVLGAVELTLGAALLLPPTLRMEAVAVTTLAAGFLAYLGYTRRVAPTASCGCLSAQPTPVSGRSLLRAGLLVAAGALAATTTTGWFAALADRPVAGGLVLLAEAAAVVGLSPELDATWLLPLRRLRARLTHPLRGGSGVPLLATVQQLQLSDAYRRVAALLRSDVREHWDADGWRFAAYAARYQGRTATAVFAVPLADPEPEAVRVAVVDDTTGQTLLSLAGTTPPTDGRLTVVPA; from the coding sequence ATGATCGACATGATCGCGGCGCTGCAACCGCTGCTCGTCGGTGCGGTACTGCTCTGGTCCGCCCGCCTCAAGCTGTTCAGCCGGCACGCCACCGCGACCGCCCACCGGTCCGGGCTCGTCGTGCTGCTCGGCGAGCGCCGGGCCCTGCCCGCGTACCGGGTGCTCGGTGCCGTCGAGCTGACCCTCGGCGCGGCGCTGCTGCTGCCGCCCACGCTACGGATGGAGGCGGTGGCCGTGACCACGCTGGCCGCCGGTTTCCTCGCCTACCTCGGCTACACCCGGCGCGTCGCGCCGACCGCCTCGTGCGGCTGTCTCAGCGCCCAGCCGACCCCCGTCTCCGGGCGCAGCCTCCTCCGGGCCGGACTGCTGGTGGCCGCCGGCGCGCTGGCCGCCACGACCACCACCGGCTGGTTCGCCGCCCTCGCCGACCGGCCGGTGGCCGGTGGCCTCGTGCTGCTCGCCGAGGCGGCGGCGGTGGTCGGGCTCTCGCCCGAACTGGACGCGACCTGGTTGCTGCCGCTGCGCCGGCTTCGCGCCCGGCTGACCCACCCGCTGCGCGGCGGCTCCGGTGTGCCGCTGCTCGCCACCGTGCAGCAACTCCAGCTCAGCGACGCCTACCGGCGGGTGGCCGCCCTGCTGCGCTCCGACGTCCGCGAGCACTGGGACGCCGACGGCTGGCGCTTCGCCGCGTACGCCGCGCGCTACCAGGGCCGGACGGCGACCGCCGTGTTCGCCGTACCGCTGGCCGACCCGGAACCGGAGGCGGTGCGCGTCGCGGTGGTCGACGACACCACCGGGCAGACCCTGCTCAGCCTGGCCGGCACCACCCCACCCACCGACGGCCGGCTTACCGTCGTCCCCGCCTGA
- a CDS encoding cell wall protein, producing MNQTVDRRRLLATAALGGVVGATGLGSLAPEAAFATEAVGVEPGAPDPNFAEGLISSISGHMLLVTGSDTVLHSIRITDGTSIWKLHPTTFDRIAVGDGLYARGVRLPDGTLAADSVWVNIVNLHGHIAAVGRNVVHLDHKGRRIVAHVVPGRSAAVYNGTPAVSDLSLLRVGRHVQILGAWHPKTNEIDIATVYAAA from the coding sequence ATGAACCAGACAGTCGACCGCCGGCGGCTGCTCGCCACCGCCGCGCTCGGTGGCGTCGTCGGCGCCACCGGACTCGGCTCGCTCGCCCCCGAGGCCGCCTTCGCCACCGAAGCCGTCGGCGTCGAGCCGGGCGCGCCCGACCCGAACTTCGCCGAGGGTCTGATCAGCTCGATCTCCGGCCACATGCTCCTGGTGACCGGCTCGGACACGGTGCTGCACTCGATCCGGATCACCGACGGCACGAGCATCTGGAAGCTGCACCCGACCACCTTCGACCGGATCGCCGTCGGCGACGGCCTCTACGCCCGGGGCGTCCGACTGCCCGACGGCACCCTCGCCGCGGACTCCGTCTGGGTCAACATCGTCAACCTGCACGGGCACATCGCCGCGGTCGGCCGCAACGTGGTGCACCTGGACCACAAGGGCCGACGGATCGTCGCGCACGTCGTGCCCGGCCGCTCCGCCGCGGTCTACAACGGCACCCCGGCGGTCAGCGACCTGTCGCTGCTGCGGGTCGGCCGCCACGTCCAGATCCTCGGGGCCTGGCACCCGAAGACCAACGAGATCGACATCGCCACCGTCTACGCCGCCGCCTGA
- a CDS encoding carbohydrate ABC transporter permease, with protein MTTTTDPGVRARRIVLHLVSVAVGALIVVPVLFGVLGGFKDNGQLSTNPLGWPDPWVPGNYTGILTSEVFWRQLGNSVLIAVTSTVIVVGSAAMAAFVLARYAFRGRELLATLFAMGLMFPFAVAILPLFVLLRGMGLLDNPLGVILPQAAFGLPVTIIILRQFFRTIPGEVEEAAVIDGCGPFGFFWRILLPMARPALATVSVLAIVSSWNNFMLPLVVFTDQGWWTLPVGVQAFQGQYADDTARVLAYVVLSMVPALGFYAVAERQLIGGLAGSVKG; from the coding sequence ATGACCACCACGACGGACCCCGGGGTCCGGGCCCGCCGCATCGTGCTGCATCTCGTCTCCGTCGCCGTCGGCGCGCTCATCGTCGTGCCGGTCCTGTTCGGCGTGCTCGGCGGCTTCAAGGACAACGGCCAGCTCTCCACCAACCCGCTCGGCTGGCCCGATCCGTGGGTGCCCGGGAACTACACCGGCATCCTCACCTCCGAGGTGTTCTGGCGTCAGCTCGGCAACAGCGTCCTCATCGCGGTGACCAGCACGGTGATCGTGGTCGGGTCGGCGGCGATGGCGGCGTTCGTCCTGGCCCGTTACGCCTTCCGGGGCCGGGAGCTGCTGGCGACCCTCTTCGCCATGGGGCTGATGTTCCCGTTCGCGGTGGCGATCCTGCCGCTGTTCGTCCTGCTGCGCGGAATGGGCCTGCTGGACAACCCGCTCGGGGTGATCCTGCCGCAGGCCGCGTTCGGGCTGCCGGTCACCATCATCATCCTGCGGCAGTTCTTCCGTACCATCCCCGGCGAGGTCGAGGAGGCCGCCGTCATCGACGGGTGCGGCCCGTTCGGGTTCTTCTGGCGGATCCTGCTGCCGATGGCCCGTCCCGCCCTGGCCACCGTCTCGGTGCTGGCCATCGTGTCGAGCTGGAACAACTTCATGCTGCCGCTGGTGGTCTTCACCGACCAGGGCTGGTGGACCCTCCCGGTGGGGGTGCAGGCCTTCCAGGGGCAGTACGCCGACGACACCGCCCGGGTGCTCGCCTACGTGGTGCTGTCCATGGTGCCGGCGCTGGGCTTCTACGCTGTGGCCGAACGCCAGCTCATCGGCGGTCTGGCCGGCAGCGTGAAGGGCTGA
- a CDS encoding LLM class flavin-dependent oxidoreductase translates to MTDYGHDLLFGVFVTPAAEPVHRAVELAVVADRAGLDLVTFQDHPYLPTFHDTWTLLSYVAARTERVRLAGNVLNLPLRAPAVLARSVASLDRLSGGRIELGIGAGGFWDAIEAMSGRRLSPGESVAALAEGIRIIREVWATERGGPVRVEGDHYRVVGAKRGPAPAHDVDIWVGAYKPRMLRLVGRLADGALPSLGYLPGGAEDLAGLNTHIDEGAHAAGRAPTEIRRLLNVTGRFAATGTAFLDGPAEQWAEDLAGLTVEYGVSAFVLAADDPATIERFAAEVAPATRELVAAERDR, encoded by the coding sequence TTGACCGACTACGGGCACGACCTGCTCTTCGGGGTGTTCGTCACGCCCGCCGCCGAGCCGGTGCACCGGGCGGTCGAGCTGGCCGTGGTGGCCGACCGGGCGGGACTGGACCTGGTGACCTTCCAGGACCACCCCTACCTGCCGACCTTCCACGACACGTGGACGTTGCTGTCGTACGTGGCCGCGCGCACCGAACGCGTCCGCCTCGCCGGCAACGTCCTCAACCTCCCCCTGCGCGCACCGGCGGTGCTGGCGCGCAGCGTGGCCAGCCTGGACCGGCTCAGCGGTGGTCGGATCGAGCTGGGTATCGGCGCCGGCGGGTTCTGGGACGCCATCGAGGCGATGAGCGGCCGACGGCTGTCCCCGGGCGAGTCGGTGGCGGCGCTGGCGGAGGGCATCCGGATCATCCGGGAGGTCTGGGCGACGGAGCGCGGCGGCCCGGTGCGGGTCGAGGGCGACCACTACCGGGTGGTCGGCGCCAAGCGCGGCCCGGCTCCCGCCCACGACGTCGACATCTGGGTGGGCGCCTACAAGCCGAGGATGCTGCGGCTGGTCGGCCGGCTCGCCGACGGCGCGCTGCCGTCCCTCGGCTACCTGCCCGGCGGCGCCGAGGACCTGGCCGGGCTGAACACGCACATCGACGAAGGCGCCCACGCGGCCGGGCGTGCGCCCACGGAGATCCGGCGGCTGCTCAACGTCACCGGCCGCTTCGCGGCGACCGGCACGGCGTTCCTCGACGGCCCGGCCGAGCAGTGGGCCGAGGACCTGGCCGGCCTGACCGTCGAGTACGGGGTGAGCGCCTTCGTCCTGGCGGCCGACGACCCGGCCACGATCGAGCGGTTCGCCGCCGAGGTCGCCCCGGCCACCCGGGAACTCGTCGCGGCCGAACGCGACCGGTGA
- a CDS encoding alpha/beta hydrolase has product MALVSCDFHSETLGMGTSMTVILPQPTTSQIGLAGAAPAGDPPVLYLLHGLSDDHTIWLRRTSIERYVAPLGLAVVMPRVDRSFYTDEENGHRYWTFLSEELPEVCRSFFRLSDRPADTFVAGLSMGGYGAFKWALRHPDRFAAAASLSGALDIAERSPGTDDHPIDARLWHTVFGDRPVAGSPDDVLHLLDAAADRRARLPRLYVACGTEDFLYDDSVRFVEAARKRDVPVTVRFGPGDHDWGYWDEWIRDVLAWLPLPSTRHAG; this is encoded by the coding sequence ATGGCCCTCGTCAGCTGCGACTTCCACTCCGAGACGCTCGGCATGGGCACCTCGATGACGGTGATCCTGCCCCAACCGACGACGTCCCAGATCGGCCTGGCCGGCGCCGCCCCGGCCGGTGACCCTCCGGTGCTGTACCTGCTGCACGGGCTCAGCGACGACCACACCATCTGGCTGCGGCGCACCTCGATCGAACGGTACGTCGCCCCGCTGGGCCTGGCGGTGGTCATGCCCCGGGTCGACCGCAGCTTCTACACCGACGAGGAGAACGGCCACCGGTACTGGACCTTCCTCAGCGAGGAGCTGCCCGAGGTCTGCCGGTCGTTCTTCCGGTTGTCCGACCGGCCCGCCGACACCTTCGTCGCCGGGCTGTCCATGGGCGGGTACGGCGCGTTCAAGTGGGCGCTGCGGCACCCGGACCGGTTCGCGGCGGCGGCCAGCCTGTCCGGGGCGCTCGACATCGCCGAGCGCTCCCCAGGCACCGACGACCATCCGATCGACGCGCGGCTCTGGCACACCGTCTTCGGCGACCGGCCGGTGGCCGGCTCCCCCGACGACGTGCTGCACCTGCTCGATGCGGCGGCGGACCGGCGGGCCCGGCTGCCCCGGCTCTACGTCGCCTGCGGCACCGAGGACTTCCTGTACGACGACAGCGTGCGGTTCGTCGAGGCGGCCCGGAAGCGGGACGTGCCGGTTACCGTCCGGTTCGGACCGGGCGACCATGACTGGGGCTACTGGGACGAGTGGATCCGGGACGTCCTGGCCTGGCTGCCGCTGCCGTCCACCCGACACGCCGGCTGA